The following nucleotide sequence is from Triticum dicoccoides isolate Atlit2015 ecotype Zavitan chromosome 7B, WEW_v2.0, whole genome shotgun sequence.
CCTCTTGATGATACTTGCGAACCGGAGAGTTCGGTAAACCGGAAGAAGTAACTTGTTGGCCACTATGTCGAGTGGTGCGACGAGCTTCAGGCTGTAGTGTCTTCAAAGAAAAgcgtggatccaaataagcaagagggtgtgaaCTTTTACTTTCTGGACTGCGGGACAGAGTTTTTGTACCGGCACATGATTTGAGTCAGAAgatagaacaattacctctgcATCACAAGCGCGACTAGCTTCCGcttcatcctgataataatcattgtcaatgagatgtacgaaagaagaaccaagagagtcaagttctacctctgactccggGTCATCCATCTCTTCATCATTGGGAATATCAGAAGCATCGGTGGTTTTCTTCTTCACTGACCTCTTTGTGACCTTGGTTTTAACACGAGGCACTCTCACCGGTTTATCTTGTGATttcctcttccagaacggatcatcaccctgtatAGATGGACAGAAAATTGTCAAGGAGTTTTTAAAGAAGGGACGTATTAAAGCAAGAAAgatgcaattcttacagctggcggtttattggagacATAAAAGGGACTAAGCCATGTCTTGCTGCATTCAGATATTggttcatccaacatctttttGACAGCTTCAGTAATTTCATCGTCAGATAGCTGGATATCAGTGTGCCGCTGAGGGTCGTTGACTttcccagtatactcgcacattaaaccggtgcGACGGCTTAATGGTAAGATGCTCCAAGAAACCCAGCTGCATACAAAGTCAATACCGGTTAAACCGTtcgccataaaggctcggagcttggaaaGCTGCGGTGCATATTTGGATTGTTCCCTAGCAGTAAGCCGTTGGGTGAATGGATGTTCATTGGTGAGCCGGTGAgcgcgataacccggcagagggttttcatcatCAGGGGCAGTAtttttgcagtaaaaccaagtctgattccagtccttggggtggctgtgatgcttggcatgaggaaaattgacATCTCTCCTTTTCTGAATCGAcaccccgccaagttcagtattgggcccgtctgtaaattcagtacgacggttcaAGTAAAAGAAGTCTCTGAACAACTCGACggtcggttcttcttgcagataaacctcatagaacacttggaaattacaaatattggacacagagttcggtccaatgtcttgagggcggatttggaagctggcaagtacatcgAGGAAATTTTTTGATCCAGGTGGGCTAAACCCTCGATCTAGATGATGAACAAACACAACTACTTCTCCATCTTAGGGTTCAGGAGGATTCTCAGTACCAGGGACTCTCCAGTGGATGGTCTCTTGCTTCGCTAAAGCACCAGTCAAAACATACGCAGTCAGTtgctcttcagtaacccgggaagcaacccagttgcaagcataaaACTGTTTGGCCATGTCAATGACAAGCTGAAAAAGAGGATTAACACCGGTTTACAATTTATGATTGATACGCATAAACCGGCATCAGGATGGAGGAAGGAAGTAACGAGGCATATGTACATTGATAAACCGGATCTGACTTTAAAGGTTGAgttgcggtttaagagagggctaatggtacctggcgggttatcattttctaaaggttaaaccgcctacagtGACATGGAAGGAACATATCTGACAAAATTCTGAAGTACTGCATAAACAGGTTTCACAGGTTGtaattataattttggatctaccgcagcATTAAAAGGAGAAAAAATTCTGAAGCCCTAAGCAGTGTCAGCGGAACAACAAAGGTCCAGATGGGATCTGTTTACTAAAGAAGAGAAGATATGATGAGGAAAAATGGATTTTAGCTACGGCTGTACAGGGAAAGTATCAAGTTTATCAAGATATGATGTGGCAGTAAGGTACAACGATGAACGTCGACGAACACTGATGAACACTAACGGATACATAAAACCCTAATGATAGATCTAGGGTTGAAGGAGAGAAGACTTACCGGCTTCACGGGAGCAGCGGAGAGGTACCGCGATTCTCTGGTgcactcaggttgatgcagcggccaagggtgGTGCAGCGGTcgaaggtcgagggcggcgacggagCTTTAGGGCTCGGGCGTCGCGAGGTTGAAGAAGAGATGAAGAGGCACGGAGGGGGAAAAGGAGAAAGGAACCCCCTCGGCCCTATTTATAAGACGAATGGATAAGCGACAGGCACGGGAATCAAGGAGCCCAAAAATGAGTATGGGGCACAGCTGTCGCCTTGATTTTTGGAGCTCCATTAATAAGGGGGAGGTATGTGCAGTTTTTTAATaagcaggtgacgtcatggcggtttatgatgatttcagaagatgacgtcatggcggtttacaaggataACACAAAGATGTTCAAGACGGAATTTCTCTAAAgtcttgaagattgacatgaacaggttcaaatcaatctggggcctaatgttagggatataactactgagtataaaccgcccaggagaggCCGGGTTATGCTCATAAGTAATCATCtacattgaagcccatgaagacggacTATGGAGCTTTACTACGGAGACTCAAAGGCCCAGAGCCgaatggcggattagggcccatagacataaaccgccatgagatgtgtaacttgtgttgtaagatagggaaaggaagaaaccgagccggacacatgtatgagccggcctcgggattctgtagaccgccggacgtcaacctgtgtatataaagggacgacccggcggcggttcagggacaagaaaacaacaactcgagagctaggcaaagcggattcgctccctggttatcgagaccccatcaattccaccacaactggatcgtaggtttttaccttcaccgcaaggacccgaaccagtataaactccccgtgtcctttgtccggtttaacccctttaagctaacctaatcgcgatggctccacgactaagtcctcacactaagacaTCTGAGATGATAATTCCACGACAACTGTTATTATGTATGATGCAGACAAGAATGCGAGTAAAAGGCTTGATCTTGGGAAGGAGATGGAATGGAAAagggataattgattttatgcccctagttgggtcacactcggcaATTCTACCCCTTGTTTCCAAAAACACTCGTTCATGTCCAAATCATTTTGCTCATCTTATCCTTTTGCCCTTCCGTATGAATTCCGTCTAGTCAAACGTATTTGACCGTTAGAGAGACATTTTTCTGGACCATTTTGCCCCTCCTTACAACTTCAGTTAAAAATCAAAGAAAAAACAATGTGACGCTTACATGTAGGAACCaactaaatgcaaaagaaaaagaaaaagaaaaaacactaTCTCTCCCCCTAAGCAACCTCACTTTCCCATCCTGCAGCCGCCGCCGTGGCCACACGCCACCCGCGCCACTGGCGTCGCATTCCCTACCTCCGGCGCCCCCAACAACCACCTCCCTCTCCCATCGCAGACGCGGCCTTGCTCAGCCGACCGCCGCGCTGATTGACCGCAAAGCCATGGTGGTCATCCGCGATGGATGTGGCAGAGGCGGCGCCACCGTCGGAGAACATGACTCACCACGACGGCATGGGATCTGGCGGAGAGGAGGGACGGGACCATGTCCTCCCCGTGTTTGCACTGGCCGCGTCGGTGGTGCTCTGGCCGCGCAAGAGGGCGTCGGGGGTGAGCAGGAGGAGCACGCGTTGGCCGGGTGCAGTGCACTGGATCTGGGCGGGGGCGCGACAGCTGATAGAGCAAGGGCACCTTCCCATTTGCCAAATCCACCGGATCAGAGCAAGCTGGCGAGCGCGCAACCTGTGCGGGCGGTTGCGGCCACGGAAGGTGACGCGAGGATGGAGGAGGACACGCCGGCTGACGGGGACGGCAAATCACTCGGCCGTCCAGGACCTCCACCCCATGGCCCCCTATCGCCGGTACGCCGCCATTCGCAGGAAACTCACCGGCGACCTCCCCTCATGGCTTACCCATGACCGAGCTCCCGCACGACCATGGCGTCATCTGCAGCTGTCGCCCGCCTCGGATGCAACCTCCATCACCCTGACTGACCGAGCTGGTTGGTAGCCCTCCTCACGCCACCGTTCGCTGGCGCCCGCAACGAGCCTCCCCTCAAGGCTCTGGATCCATCCCCTCTCTTTGACCGATTTTGACCAGATCCTTTAGTAAGAGATCAGAGACACTATAGGTACCACCTGTAAGAGACACactgcttttttttcttttttttaaccaGAGCTGTAAGGAGGGGCAAAGGGGTCCAGAAAAATGTCCCTCTAATAGTCAAACACCTTTGACCAGACGGAATCGTGGTGGAAGGGCAAAAGAATAAGAGAAGCAAAGTGGCTTGGGCAAGACCGAGTGTTTTTGAAAACTAGGGCAAACCTGCCGAGTGAGATACAACTAAAGGCATCAAATTAATTATCCCAATGAAAAAAGAGTAGGACCCAACCTTTAAATCTTTTGGAAGAGGACCCAACCATTAAATCTTGACGAGATCCCATCATTTGAGAAAACAAATGATAAATGATGATGCACCTAAGCGAGTATGGGTGTGGAGGGAGAAGAGAGTTGCGGATCAATGCTATCTTAGGAGtgacacgtaggataaatgatgaggtggaagagagagaactcataagaaaaggcttgtcttctcttatttaagagaaaacAAAAGATGATCTCTtaacacaatatgtctcaccacgtttttaggaataactagttattaAATATAAGCCTAAAAAATAACCCACTGTAGatatttttttgtcatctctaaattacatgcaatacTTAAGACAAGACTGTCTTATTAACCCTTACTACTCGGATTGGAGAAAGCGGTGGACCCTATTTTAATTGGCTTGGATGAGTCTTGTAAAACAGCTAATTTTACATGGTAAAAATTATTTCTAAAAATTACGCGGCCGATCAGACGGAGCATAAAATTGCACGATACTAATGCATGCAAACAATCTATAACTTCCATCAAGAAATAAACTTTCCCCCTGAAAATAAATCTACTTTTTTTCAGAGAGAGAATTAAAATAAAGCCTCAAGATGCCACTACTCGAAATAAATCCCTTTAATTCGAGATCAACAAACACACTTAAGAGTCAGAGACTAATGATCTTAAAAAGAAATTAAGTCTAATCTTGATAGTACACATCAATATTACGATCCAGCATACAACTCCTCTCGCTGAACTTCGCCAAAACAAAGATAAGGAGAAAAAAGCCACAATGCAGCTCCCCTCTTCCGTCCGCTCACAGATCGTAGTTGTAGAGATAATCGATCTCGTCTTCGTCCAGGTAGTACGTCTTGCTGATCTTGCCGTGCTTGAAGTTGCGGCCCGGGCCCCCCTTGGACGACGCCTTTCCCCCCGAACGCGCCGGCGCCGGCTGAGCCTGCGCCTGCCTCTGCGCGACGGCCCCGTACCcggacggcggcgacgacgacggccacCATCCCGGCGAGTACCCGTACCGCGCGGCCGGctgcggcggaggcgcctcctcctcctcgtcgagcgCGCGGA
It contains:
- the LOC119340401 gene encoding uncharacterized protein LOC119340401 encodes the protein MRREGRQRGWVRVYDRDLVDPDGKRRAAHVVDADGQAVVVANGGYVRASRRPTNHSKPGGSRALDALCRKALRALDEEEEAPPPQPAARYGYSPGWWPSSSPPSGYGAVAQRQAQAQPAPARSGGKASSKGGPGRNFKHGKISKTYYLDEDEIDYLYNYDL